In Mytilus trossulus isolate FHL-02 chromosome 6, PNRI_Mtr1.1.1.hap1, whole genome shotgun sequence, a single window of DNA contains:
- the LOC134720608 gene encoding uncharacterized protein LOC134720608 isoform X1, giving the protein MAGTCIPSRSSRLFALLVILQLTVCEGQLTFSTGYIIEGQPITIFCRIPNFDRIAHWIKDDEQFTATTCSNSGFCKVENEGTRYRYASNVSGISVTISNIARNEERDWKCGHPGYDSTVYRIRYNENVFVISDSVVVDGLDRNVTLGDDIPTVTLTFTTGCMHPIPTVAVYSKQNTNASITSEIDYVNVTSTTCTAPEAGYTGAITIYSDSTCNTTLFPRLLITPTGLPLEYTTTEWISSHFIKFPTCKALGRLTTEEAFGYAVLFSLVGMVIGGILILVLYKILLNSGKLSLFVLESTHESSTKVKLYMTSALITILLCFVIAGIVVAVECGNTECSDVTVGRSAAFVVPGTLLQLLTVCMVVYLFVRCCSRDKSGVKRMEEDHVGNISHYGRRSVTITPSAIDVDTVGHYYSNQVYKQSENFVSSNDSKTRTFETSRQNVGRTLREKSEDSLNLHSDRGFVNKTSRTNTELPRSTHKVKDNSESEVSIDLKSDRSSVSKLQKDENRKLEPLTSTPLKETGLNRKQGDSGYNSKNPGSISSVENKDAVLLSGQSNIIAPTNQLTDKQEDYSNSGSSSSDESIKDGGLSPDIYRTDHTRSGSRSEVMRNTSTPATPGHVTNYQSSEQSKVMVIPDEHSSCIISVPTGEGSSESSSEDNEVVLKDGEKSKGKKTTMKRSKKKKWRKKKQPFVSPEQIDNTDKIKVPKKKKAIKKKKAKIII; this is encoded by the exons ATGGCTGGTACATGCATTCCTTCAAGGTCATCACGGCTGTTCGCTTTACTGGTGATTTTGCAATTAACAGTTTGTGAAG gacagCTGACTTTTTCTACGGGTTATATCATTGAGGGACAGCCAATAACAATTTTCTGTAGAATACCTAATTTTGATCGCATAGCTCACTGGATAAAAGATGACGAACAGTTCACAGCAACAACTTGTAGTAATTCTGGCTTCTGTAAGGTCGAAAATGAAGGCACGAGATACAGGTATGCCAGTAATGTGTCTGGTATATCTGTGACCATTAGTAATATAGCCAGAAATGAAGAGAGAGATTGGAAATGTGGCCATCCTGGATATGATTCAACAGTCTACAGAATACGTTATAATGAGAATGTTTTCG TTATATCCGATAGTGTTGTAGTAGATGGATTGGACAGGAATGTAACACTGGGAGATGATATACCCACTGTTACCTTGACCTTTACTACGGGATGTATGCATCCAATTCCTACAGTGGCTGTTTACTCCAAACAA AACACCAATGCATCAATTACTTCAGAAATAGACTATGTTAATGTTACAAGTACAACGTGTACGGCACCGGAAGCTGGGTATACAGGGGCGATAACTATTTATTCAGATTCCACTTGTAATACTACACTCTTCCCAAGGTTGCTGATTACGCCGACAGGTTTACCATTGGAGTATACTACAACTGAATGGATTTCCAGTCATTTCATAAAGTTTCCTACTTGTAAAG CTTTGGGAAGATTGACAACAGAGGAAGCCTTTGGATACGCTGTTTTGTTTTCCTTGGTGGGCATGGTTATTGGAGGCATTTTAATACTTGTTTTGTACAAGATACTATTGAATTCCGGGAAACTATCCTTGTTTGTACTAG AGTCTACGCACGAATCCAGTACAAAAGTAAAGCTGTACATGACGTCTGCCCTTATAACAATCCTCCTCTGTTTTGTTATCGCTGGCATTGTGGTAGCAGTAGAATGTGGAAATACGGAATGTTCAG ATGTAACTGTTGGAAGATCTGCAGCATTTGTAGTACCTGGAACCTTGTTACAGTTGCTGACTGTGTGTATGgtagtttatttgtttgtaagaTGTTGCAGTAGAGATAAAA gtGGAGTAAAACGAATGGAGGA AGATCACGTGGGCAATATTTCTCACTATGGTAGAAGATCGGTAACAATAACACCGTCAGCTATTGATGT TGATACTGTTGGACATTACTATAGCAATCAGGTTTACAAACAGAGTGAGAACTTTGTCAGCTCTAACGATAGCAAAACGCGTACTTTTGAAACATCTCGACAGAATGTCGGAAGAACATTACGTGAAAAATCTGAAGACAGTTTGAATCTGCATTCCGACCGAGGATTCGTTAACAAGACATCAAGAACGAATACAGAGCTACCAAGGTCAACACACAAGGTCAAAGATAACAGTGAGTCTGAAGTCAGTATTGATCTCAAATCTGACAGATCTTCTGTCAGTAAGTTACAAAAAGATGAAAATCGGAAGCTAGAACCTTTAACAAGTACGCCTTTAAAAGAAACTGGTTTGAACAGAAAACAAGGTGATAGCGGGTATAATTCGAAGAACCCTGGCAGCATCTCAAGTGTTGAAAACAAAGATGCTGTTTTATTAAGTGGCCAAAGTAACATAATAGCACCTACAAACCAGCTGACGGATAAACAAGAAGATTACAGTAACAGCGGTTCCAGCTCGAGTGACGAATCAATCAAAGATGGTGGATTAAGCCCGGACATATACAGAACAGATCATACACGAAGCGGGTCAAGATCCGAAGTGATGCGAAATACCTCAACGCCCGCTACTCCTGGACATGTGACAAATTACCAAAGTAGCGAACAGTCAAAAGTCATGGTAATTCCGGATGAACATTCGTCGTGCATCATATCCGTACCTACAGGAGAGGGGAGTTCCGAATCGTCCAGTGAAGATAATGAAGTCGTGCTAAAAGATGGAGAAAAGTCGAAAGGCAAAAAGACAACGATGAAACgatcaaagaaaaagaaatggaGGAAAAAGAAACAACCATTTGTTTCTCCGGAACAAATTGATAATACTGATAAAATAAAAGTGcctaaaaagaaaaaggcaattaaaaagaaaaaagctaaaataattatatga
- the LOC134720608 gene encoding uncharacterized protein LOC134720608 isoform X2, with translation MAGTCIPSRSSRLFALLVILQLTVCEGQLTFSTGYIIEGQPITIFCRIPNFDRIAHWIKDDEQFTATTCSNSGFCKVENEGTRYRYASNVSGISVTISNIARNEERDWKCGHPGYDSTVYRIRYNENVFVISDSVVVDGLDRNVTLGDDIPTVTLTFTTGCMHPIPTVAVYSKQNTNASITSEIDYVNVTSTTCTAPEAGYTGAITIYSDSTCNTTLFPRLLITPTGLPLEYTTTEWISSHFIKFPTCKALGRLTTEEAFGYAVLFSLVGMVIGGILILVLYKILLNSGKLSLFVLESTHESSTKVKLYMTSALITILLCFVIAGIVVAVECGNTECSDVTVGRSAAFVVPGTLLQLLTVCMVVYLFVRCCSRDKSGVKRMEDDTVGHYYSNQVYKQSENFVSSNDSKTRTFETSRQNVGRTLREKSEDSLNLHSDRGFVNKTSRTNTELPRSTHKVKDNSESEVSIDLKSDRSSVSKLQKDENRKLEPLTSTPLKETGLNRKQGDSGYNSKNPGSISSVENKDAVLLSGQSNIIAPTNQLTDKQEDYSNSGSSSSDESIKDGGLSPDIYRTDHTRSGSRSEVMRNTSTPATPGHVTNYQSSEQSKVMVIPDEHSSCIISVPTGEGSSESSSEDNEVVLKDGEKSKGKKTTMKRSKKKKWRKKKQPFVSPEQIDNTDKIKVPKKKKAIKKKKAKIII, from the exons ATGGCTGGTACATGCATTCCTTCAAGGTCATCACGGCTGTTCGCTTTACTGGTGATTTTGCAATTAACAGTTTGTGAAG gacagCTGACTTTTTCTACGGGTTATATCATTGAGGGACAGCCAATAACAATTTTCTGTAGAATACCTAATTTTGATCGCATAGCTCACTGGATAAAAGATGACGAACAGTTCACAGCAACAACTTGTAGTAATTCTGGCTTCTGTAAGGTCGAAAATGAAGGCACGAGATACAGGTATGCCAGTAATGTGTCTGGTATATCTGTGACCATTAGTAATATAGCCAGAAATGAAGAGAGAGATTGGAAATGTGGCCATCCTGGATATGATTCAACAGTCTACAGAATACGTTATAATGAGAATGTTTTCG TTATATCCGATAGTGTTGTAGTAGATGGATTGGACAGGAATGTAACACTGGGAGATGATATACCCACTGTTACCTTGACCTTTACTACGGGATGTATGCATCCAATTCCTACAGTGGCTGTTTACTCCAAACAA AACACCAATGCATCAATTACTTCAGAAATAGACTATGTTAATGTTACAAGTACAACGTGTACGGCACCGGAAGCTGGGTATACAGGGGCGATAACTATTTATTCAGATTCCACTTGTAATACTACACTCTTCCCAAGGTTGCTGATTACGCCGACAGGTTTACCATTGGAGTATACTACAACTGAATGGATTTCCAGTCATTTCATAAAGTTTCCTACTTGTAAAG CTTTGGGAAGATTGACAACAGAGGAAGCCTTTGGATACGCTGTTTTGTTTTCCTTGGTGGGCATGGTTATTGGAGGCATTTTAATACTTGTTTTGTACAAGATACTATTGAATTCCGGGAAACTATCCTTGTTTGTACTAG AGTCTACGCACGAATCCAGTACAAAAGTAAAGCTGTACATGACGTCTGCCCTTATAACAATCCTCCTCTGTTTTGTTATCGCTGGCATTGTGGTAGCAGTAGAATGTGGAAATACGGAATGTTCAG ATGTAACTGTTGGAAGATCTGCAGCATTTGTAGTACCTGGAACCTTGTTACAGTTGCTGACTGTGTGTATGgtagtttatttgtttgtaagaTGTTGCAGTAGAGATAAAA gtGGAGTAAAACGAATGGAGGA TGATACTGTTGGACATTACTATAGCAATCAGGTTTACAAACAGAGTGAGAACTTTGTCAGCTCTAACGATAGCAAAACGCGTACTTTTGAAACATCTCGACAGAATGTCGGAAGAACATTACGTGAAAAATCTGAAGACAGTTTGAATCTGCATTCCGACCGAGGATTCGTTAACAAGACATCAAGAACGAATACAGAGCTACCAAGGTCAACACACAAGGTCAAAGATAACAGTGAGTCTGAAGTCAGTATTGATCTCAAATCTGACAGATCTTCTGTCAGTAAGTTACAAAAAGATGAAAATCGGAAGCTAGAACCTTTAACAAGTACGCCTTTAAAAGAAACTGGTTTGAACAGAAAACAAGGTGATAGCGGGTATAATTCGAAGAACCCTGGCAGCATCTCAAGTGTTGAAAACAAAGATGCTGTTTTATTAAGTGGCCAAAGTAACATAATAGCACCTACAAACCAGCTGACGGATAAACAAGAAGATTACAGTAACAGCGGTTCCAGCTCGAGTGACGAATCAATCAAAGATGGTGGATTAAGCCCGGACATATACAGAACAGATCATACACGAAGCGGGTCAAGATCCGAAGTGATGCGAAATACCTCAACGCCCGCTACTCCTGGACATGTGACAAATTACCAAAGTAGCGAACAGTCAAAAGTCATGGTAATTCCGGATGAACATTCGTCGTGCATCATATCCGTACCTACAGGAGAGGGGAGTTCCGAATCGTCCAGTGAAGATAATGAAGTCGTGCTAAAAGATGGAGAAAAGTCGAAAGGCAAAAAGACAACGATGAAACgatcaaagaaaaagaaatggaGGAAAAAGAAACAACCATTTGTTTCTCCGGAACAAATTGATAATACTGATAAAATAAAAGTGcctaaaaagaaaaaggcaattaaaaagaaaaaagctaaaataattatatga